The window GGCATCGTCGTCGACGTCGCGGGCGATTCGCAGTTGGTCGAGCAGATCGTCGGCGGCGCCGGCACCGCGCTGACCGCGCCGGCCGGGGTCACCACGATCGCCCCGACCAACCAGGCCTCGGTCCCGCGGTTGCTGGACGCCCAGGGCAACCTCTACGTGCTGCGGGGCACGAACTGGGGCAAGTTCGTCACCGGTGTCCCCGGCATCCGGGTACTGGCCACCGCGCAGGGCATGCCGCGCTGACGATTCCTCCCCAGCCGCGGGAGGCTCGACCGGATCCCCGGATCCGGTCTCGGCACCGACGCGTGCGACGCCCGGCGGCGCACACTGACGGCATGTCCGGTTCTGCTCATCCGGTGCGCGACGCGCTCGCCGAGGCGCTGTCGCTGGCGTTTCCCACGTGGTGCGCCGGCTGCGACCTGCCCGACGTCGCGCTCTGCCCGACGTGCCGTGCGGCGCTTGCTCCGGTGACCCAGCGCCGCCGCCTGGACTCCCTCGACGTCTGCAGCGGCCTCGCCTTCGACGGCGTGACGGCGCGCGTCATCCGGGCGTTCAAGGAGGACGGGCGCACGTCGCTGGCGGCTTCCCTCGCCCCGGCGCTGACCGCGGCTCTGGCCGGCATCGGGGGTGGCCTGGTGGTGCCGGTGCCCGCGTCGGGCGGTGCGATGCGGCGACGCGGTTACCGGCCGGTGGAGCTGGTCGCCCGGCGTGCCGGTGTCCACCCCCAGCGGCTGCTGCGGGTCGTGCGGGCCACCGCAGACCAGCGGGGGCTGCACCGCGACCAACGAGCGCAGAACGTCGCGCTGAGCATGCGCGCGCACGACGTCGCGGGGCTGTCGGTCGTGCTGGTGGACGATGTCGTCACCACCGGTGCGACCCTGACCGAGGCGGCACGTGCACTGCGCGCGGCGGGGGCCGTGGTGGTGGGGGCGGCCACGGTGGCGGCGACGGCGAACCGCCGACATACGGCACCTTCGAAGTGACAGGGGCACCCGGGCGCAGTAGCGTTGAAGGGACAAGGCGACTGAT is drawn from Microbacterium sp. zg-B96 and contains these coding sequences:
- a CDS encoding phosphoribosyltransferase family protein, with translation MSGSAHPVRDALAEALSLAFPTWCAGCDLPDVALCPTCRAALAPVTQRRRLDSLDVCSGLAFDGVTARVIRAFKEDGRTSLAASLAPALTAALAGIGGGLVVPVPASGGAMRRRGYRPVELVARRAGVHPQRLLRVVRATADQRGLHRDQRAQNVALSMRAHDVAGLSVVLVDDVVTTGATLTEAARALRAAGAVVVGAATVAATANRRHTAPSK